The following are encoded in a window of Geobacter metallireducens GS-15 genomic DNA:
- a CDS encoding response regulator encodes MKKVLIVDDSISVARQLEKILADSGEFQVVGHGKNGMEAIRMHQTEHPDIICMDMNMPGMDGLTALRTLVALDKNVKVVMITSLGGVGDKFTEALRLGARTVISKPFEADDILKILREI; translated from the coding sequence ATGAAAAAGGTGCTGATTGTAGATGACAGTATCTCAGTGGCCCGACAACTGGAGAAGATCCTCGCAGACAGCGGCGAGTTCCAAGTGGTTGGCCACGGCAAAAACGGCATGGAAGCCATCCGGATGCACCAGACCGAACACCCTGACATCATCTGCATGGATATGAACATGCCGGGTATGGACGGACTGACTGCCCTCCGCACCCTCGTGGCCCTCGACAAAAACGTGAAGGTGGTCATGATTACCTCACTTGGAGGTGTCGGCGACAAGTTCACCGAAGCTCTGCGCCTCGGAGCCCGCACGGTTATCTCAAAGCCATTCGAAGCGGATGATATCCTGAAAATCCTCCGCGAGATTTAG
- the glyA gene encoding serine hydroxymethyltransferase: protein MSILETFDPAVAEAIRHETERQEYNLELIASENFVSEAVMEAQGSVLTNKYAEGYPGKRYYGGCHHVDVVENLAIERAKELFGADHANVQPHSGSQANMAVYFSVLKPGDTILGMNLSHGGHLTHGSPVNFSGRFFNVVPYGVSQETETIDFNEVERLALEHKPKLIVVGASAYPRVLDFAAFRAIADKVGALVMVDMAHIAGLVAAGLHPSPVPYAEFVTTTTHKTLRGPRGGMILCREEFAKTLNSNIFPGIQGGPLMHVIAAKAVAFKEALAPEFKLYQEQIVKNARTLADELMKRGFRLVSGGTDNHLMLVNLTGTELTGKVAEEALDKAGITVNKNTVPFETRSPFVTSGFRIGTPAATSHGLKEAEMVEVAAFIAEALANVGNEAKLAEVKGKVNALMGRFPLYASRLK from the coding sequence ATGTCGATCCTCGAAACCTTTGACCCGGCAGTAGCCGAGGCCATCCGTCATGAAACCGAGCGCCAGGAGTACAATCTGGAGCTCATTGCGTCCGAAAACTTTGTCTCCGAAGCAGTGATGGAGGCCCAGGGGTCGGTTCTGACCAACAAATATGCTGAAGGGTACCCTGGCAAGCGATACTATGGCGGTTGCCACCATGTGGATGTGGTGGAGAACCTTGCAATTGAGCGGGCGAAAGAACTTTTTGGTGCCGATCATGCGAACGTCCAGCCCCACTCCGGCTCCCAAGCCAATATGGCGGTTTATTTCTCGGTGCTGAAGCCGGGCGACACCATTCTCGGCATGAATCTCTCCCACGGCGGCCACCTTACCCACGGTAGCCCGGTGAACTTCTCGGGCCGGTTCTTCAACGTGGTTCCCTATGGTGTTTCCCAGGAAACCGAGACGATTGACTTCAACGAAGTCGAGCGTCTGGCCCTTGAGCATAAGCCGAAGCTGATCGTTGTGGGGGCCAGCGCCTATCCACGTGTTCTGGATTTTGCCGCCTTCAGGGCCATAGCCGACAAAGTGGGGGCGCTGGTCATGGTGGACATGGCCCATATTGCGGGGCTCGTTGCTGCCGGCCTTCACCCAAGCCCGGTTCCCTATGCCGAGTTTGTCACCACGACAACCCACAAAACCCTGCGTGGACCCCGCGGCGGGATGATTCTCTGCCGCGAGGAATTTGCCAAGACCCTCAATTCCAATATTTTCCCCGGTATTCAGGGCGGCCCTCTCATGCATGTCATCGCGGCCAAGGCAGTTGCCTTCAAAGAGGCTCTTGCGCCTGAATTCAAGTTGTATCAGGAGCAGATTGTCAAGAATGCACGGACCCTTGCTGACGAACTCATGAAGCGCGGCTTCCGGCTTGTCTCCGGAGGTACCGACAACCACCTGATGCTTGTTAACCTGACGGGCACCGAGTTGACCGGCAAGGTGGCCGAGGAGGCCCTCGACAAAGCGGGTATCACGGTCAACAAGAACACCGTCCCCTTTGAGACACGCTCTCCCTTTGTTACCTCCGGCTTCCGGATCGGTACTCCTGCTGCCACAAGTCATGGACTCAAAGAGGCGGAGATGGTGGAAGTTGCCGCTTTCATCGCCGAGGCCTTGGCAAATGTGGGGAACGAGGCAAAGCTTGCAGAGGTAAAGGGGAAAGTGAACGCCCTTATGGGCCGTTTTCCGCTCTATGCCAGCCGCCTGAAGTAA
- a CDS encoding AMP-binding protein yields the protein METLSDVFATFSQRGDTTAFVHRTGVRRYVFTYLDLHALSLRMNRWLADQGVGEGDRVVLWGPNSPWWAVAFWGIVTRGAVAVPVDFMSGAERAEIIAGLTDAKLVIQSRDKLDRLTGRPSVLLEELGFLLEAVEPLATTHRPAPDDMAELIYTSGTTGNPKGVILTHRNLVANILQVNRHIPVVTPDFSFLSLLPLSHMFEQMGGFFTPLYRGAAIVYIRTLKPSAIMEALGEEDIYAIIAVPRLLQLLKGSVERELEAKGLGSIFRWLLKVGERMSRGGRSVLFRPIQRKFGRNFALFVSGGAPLDPEVFRFWNGLGFRVVEGYGLTECSPVLTANTMERQVMGSVGTPLDGVELRLEEGEILARGDNIFPGYFRNEEATRGAFVDGWFRTGDLGELDPDGWLRIKGRSKELIVTGAGVNVYPDEIEAILNRTQGVREGCVIGLDRGKGEEVHGVLILDGSGRPTEEIVNEVNAKFDELHRITSFSVWPEAEFPKTTTLKIRKFQVKERIEQGGGALGDGRGADRLTALVATITGSPLEQVTEGALLVNDLGLTSIARLELVNALEMEFRLDLEDSVIGPQTRVADLREIVSRREKVHIREHFRIWAMGGVALAVRRLLDTVLHGPLLRAFVTLKSLGIENLEAADGPVMFVSNHLSYLDQPAIMCVLPDAWRYNTATAAWEEFFFRNFKNLPQRLWKRFTYEYASVAFTVFPLPQSRGFRGALHFMGTLADQGMNILLFPEGERSRDGRLLPFQQGLGVMIRELGVPVVPVRIRGLEKVLPRGASWPQKGEVSITFGKPIHFRGESPTEIVDRARRAVEDL from the coding sequence ATGGAAACCCTTTCTGATGTCTTTGCGACCTTTTCCCAACGGGGGGACACGACGGCTTTTGTTCACCGTACAGGGGTAAGACGCTATGTTTTTACTTACCTTGATCTGCATGCGCTTTCGCTCCGGATGAACCGCTGGCTGGCTGACCAGGGAGTAGGGGAGGGGGATCGGGTGGTTCTCTGGGGACCCAACTCTCCCTGGTGGGCGGTGGCTTTCTGGGGCATCGTAACGCGGGGCGCGGTTGCCGTACCGGTCGATTTCATGTCGGGGGCCGAGCGGGCCGAGATCATTGCCGGCCTCACGGATGCGAAGCTCGTCATCCAGAGCAGAGACAAGCTTGACCGGCTCACGGGGAGGCCGTCGGTATTGCTGGAAGAGCTCGGTTTTCTTCTGGAAGCGGTGGAACCCCTTGCGACCACCCATCGGCCTGCACCCGATGACATGGCGGAACTGATTTATACCTCCGGCACCACCGGCAACCCCAAGGGGGTGATTCTTACCCACCGGAACCTGGTTGCCAATATCCTGCAGGTGAACCGGCACATTCCCGTCGTTACCCCCGATTTCTCGTTCCTGTCACTTCTTCCCCTTTCTCACATGTTCGAGCAGATGGGAGGTTTCTTCACTCCCCTCTACCGGGGAGCCGCCATCGTCTACATTCGCACCCTCAAACCGTCGGCGATCATGGAGGCCCTGGGGGAGGAGGACATCTACGCCATCATCGCCGTGCCGCGACTGCTCCAACTCCTCAAGGGCTCCGTGGAGCGGGAGCTAGAGGCCAAGGGCCTTGGTTCCATCTTCAGGTGGCTCCTGAAAGTGGGAGAGCGGATGTCCCGCGGGGGACGTTCGGTTCTTTTTCGTCCCATCCAGCGGAAGTTCGGCCGCAATTTTGCCCTGTTCGTCTCGGGAGGCGCTCCCCTTGACCCGGAGGTGTTCCGCTTCTGGAACGGCCTCGGCTTCAGGGTCGTCGAGGGGTATGGCCTCACCGAGTGTTCGCCGGTCCTGACCGCCAACACCATGGAACGCCAGGTGATGGGCTCAGTGGGCACCCCCCTTGACGGCGTGGAGTTGCGGCTCGAAGAGGGGGAAATCCTCGCCCGGGGCGACAACATCTTTCCCGGCTACTTCCGCAATGAGGAAGCCACCCGGGGGGCCTTCGTCGATGGCTGGTTCCGGACCGGGGATCTGGGGGAACTGGACCCGGACGGCTGGCTCCGCATCAAGGGGAGGAGCAAGGAGCTCATCGTCACCGGGGCCGGGGTCAATGTCTACCCCGATGAGATCGAGGCGATCCTCAACCGGACCCAGGGAGTGCGGGAAGGGTGCGTCATTGGTCTTGACCGGGGAAAGGGGGAAGAGGTTCACGGCGTCCTGATCCTGGACGGCTCCGGGCGGCCGACGGAAGAGATCGTCAATGAGGTGAACGCCAAGTTTGACGAACTCCACCGGATTACCTCCTTTTCCGTCTGGCCCGAAGCGGAGTTCCCCAAGACCACTACCCTGAAAATCCGCAAATTTCAGGTCAAGGAACGGATTGAGCAAGGTGGGGGTGCTCTGGGAGACGGGCGGGGCGCCGATCGCCTCACGGCCCTTGTGGCGACCATTACCGGCTCTCCCCTGGAGCAGGTCACAGAGGGGGCCCTTCTTGTTAACGACCTGGGGCTCACCTCCATCGCACGCCTCGAACTCGTGAATGCTCTGGAGATGGAATTCCGGCTCGACCTGGAGGATTCGGTCATAGGCCCCCAGACCCGCGTGGCCGACCTCAGGGAGATCGTCAGTCGTCGGGAGAAGGTGCATATCCGCGAGCATTTCCGGATCTGGGCCATGGGGGGAGTTGCCCTTGCGGTGCGGCGTCTCCTCGACACCGTACTCCATGGCCCGCTCCTGCGGGCCTTCGTAACCCTAAAATCCCTCGGCATCGAAAATCTTGAGGCCGCCGACGGGCCGGTCATGTTCGTCTCCAACCACCTGAGCTACCTGGACCAGCCGGCCATCATGTGCGTCCTTCCCGACGCCTGGCGCTACAACACCGCCACTGCAGCCTGGGAGGAGTTCTTCTTCCGCAACTTCAAGAACCTTCCCCAGCGGCTCTGGAAGCGATTCACGTACGAGTATGCAAGCGTGGCCTTCACGGTCTTTCCCCTTCCCCAGTCACGGGGCTTCCGGGGGGCGCTCCACTTCATGGGGACTTTGGCGGACCAAGGCATGAACATCCTTCTCTTTCCTGAGGGAGAACGCTCCCGGGACGGCAGGCTTCTGCCGTTTCAGCAGGGACTCGGCGTCATGATCCGCGAACTGGGGGTGCCGGTGGTTCCGGTCAGGATCAGGGGACTTGAAAAGGTTCTCCCTCGCGGCGCCTCGTGGCCTCAAAAAGGCGAGGTTTCGATAACGTTCGGCAAACCGATTCACTTCCGGGGAGAATCGCCGACAGAGATCGTGGACCGGGCGCGCCGCGCCGTGGAGGATTTGTAG
- a CDS encoding chemotaxis protein CheX, which translates to MAVKFFGQFLVEKGVVSRETLLQAIELQESVNLSFGATSLAMGILTEADIERIHNAQRIEDLRFGDMAVKLGLLTSEQMMQVLTRQKNTHLYIGEALVKVGSFQADELPKYLEEFKADQAQYATDTVVIPTGVSEPKIWEMVADLSYKMLTRVALLVFRPEPCFVADRVPAMDVYATMDFTGDISGRYFMGVTAATQKKIAKAILKEPNVDNEPKEILDDTVMEFVNVALGNIAAKAAQSGKSMEIAPPEIIEAPDGIQVPDGHKALCFPVCLSDGDRIELAVFIQQ; encoded by the coding sequence ATGGCAGTCAAGTTTTTCGGACAGTTTCTCGTTGAAAAAGGGGTGGTCTCGAGGGAAACCCTCTTGCAGGCCATAGAGCTTCAGGAATCGGTGAATCTCAGCTTCGGAGCCACCTCCCTTGCCATGGGCATTCTCACGGAGGCAGATATCGAGAGGATCCACAATGCGCAACGGATCGAAGACCTTCGGTTCGGGGATATGGCGGTAAAGCTGGGGCTTCTGACCAGTGAGCAGATGATGCAGGTTCTGACGCGACAGAAAAATACCCATCTCTACATCGGAGAAGCTCTCGTCAAGGTGGGTAGTTTTCAAGCCGATGAATTGCCGAAATACCTGGAAGAATTCAAGGCCGATCAGGCCCAGTACGCCACTGATACCGTGGTTATACCGACCGGTGTCTCCGAACCGAAAATTTGGGAAATGGTGGCCGACCTCTCCTACAAGATGCTTACCCGCGTGGCGCTCCTCGTCTTCCGCCCCGAACCCTGCTTCGTGGCTGACCGGGTACCTGCAATGGATGTTTACGCCACCATGGATTTCACCGGTGATATTTCAGGGCGCTATTTCATGGGCGTTACTGCCGCCACTCAGAAAAAAATTGCCAAGGCGATTCTCAAGGAACCGAATGTCGACAACGAACCAAAGGAAATTCTCGACGACACGGTAATGGAATTCGTGAACGTGGCTTTGGGGAACATCGCCGCCAAGGCGGCCCAGAGTGGCAAGTCCATGGAAATAGCCCCACCCGAGATCATAGAAGCCCCCGATGGCATTCAGGTGCCTGACGGCCACAAGGCCCTCTGTTTCCCGGTCTGCCTGTCCGATGGGGACAGGATTGAGCTGGCGGTCTTCATACAACAGTAA
- the rpiB gene encoding ribose 5-phosphate isomerase B, with protein sequence MILVGSDHGGLELKEAIKLLLTERGITVEDCGTDNGNSVDYPDFGIKVARKISAGEAEKGILFCGTGIGMSIVANKFPNVRAALATDPFMARMAKEHNNANILVLGGRVLDEATAREMVCVWLDATFEGGRHQGRLDKIAALEKELMK encoded by the coding sequence GTGATACTCGTCGGAAGCGATCATGGAGGCCTTGAACTGAAGGAGGCAATTAAGCTTCTCCTGACTGAGCGGGGCATTACTGTTGAGGATTGTGGTACTGATAACGGCAATTCGGTCGATTATCCCGACTTCGGCATTAAGGTTGCCCGCAAGATTTCAGCAGGCGAAGCGGAGAAAGGTATTCTTTTCTGCGGAACCGGCATCGGGATGTCAATCGTTGCCAACAAGTTCCCCAATGTAAGGGCTGCCTTGGCAACCGACCCTTTCATGGCTCGTATGGCGAAGGAACACAATAACGCCAATATACTGGTTCTTGGAGGGCGGGTCCTCGACGAGGCGACGGCCCGCGAAATGGTTTGTGTCTGGCTCGATGCCACTTTTGAAGGGGGGCGTCATCAGGGGAGGCTCGATAAGATAGCCGCCCTTGAAAAGGAACTGATGAAGTAG
- a CDS encoding HU family DNA-binding protein — translation MTKAELVDAVAKSAELTKAAADKAVNGVIEAVTAALKKGDKVTLVGFGSFEVATRKARTGRNPQTGKEIKIAAAKVPKFRPGKALKDAVAGAKKKK, via the coding sequence ATGACCAAAGCAGAACTCGTGGACGCCGTAGCAAAATCCGCAGAACTCACCAAGGCTGCCGCTGACAAGGCGGTGAACGGGGTGATCGAAGCAGTTACTGCAGCTCTCAAAAAAGGTGACAAGGTGACATTGGTTGGCTTCGGCAGCTTTGAGGTCGCTACCCGCAAGGCCCGTACCGGCCGCAACCCCCAAACCGGTAAAGAGATCAAGATTGCTGCCGCCAAGGTTCCCAAGTTCCGCCCCGGCAAGGCCCTCAAGGACGCCGTGGCCGGCGCCAAGAAAAAGAAGTAA
- a CDS encoding cation-translocating P-type ATPase: MAWHLKTSDEAMAKLGTSPEGLSVEVARERLAEIGPNELEEQVRRTPFAMVLSQFTDFMILILLGAAVLAATIGHLSDALPIIAIVILNALIGFVQEFRAERAMAALREMAGNSATVVREGSPVAIPARDIVPGDLVLLEAGNVVPADLRLVETAHLKAVEAALTGESLPVEKMTVPLADPELSLGDRRNMAYKGTIISYGRGAGVAVATGMDSELGRIATMLQNEEETKTPLQKRLTVFGQRLAVAILIVCAIIFALGYFRGEPLLLMLLTAISLAVAAIPEALPAVVTITLALGARKLVRQNALIRRLPAVETLGSVTYICSDKTGTLTLNRMTVEKVAMNGVTMPLADACGTMGGEEAGRHFMMALALCNDARLDNEGNLLGDPTETALSAAALICGYDRSELEAYHPRVAELPFDSERKLMTTFHRRSEGFVSYTKGAVEAILDRSSAMLVDGEESAPDVEKILRLSEEMAEEGLRILAVAMRNWEQVPDRLKSDRVESDLIFLGLVGMMDPPRDEAAEAVTDCRGAGITPVMITGDHPLTARIIARRLSLVGDESEVITGRELAELSLEEFEQRVEDIRVYARVAPEQKLKIIKALQDRGHFVAMTGDGVNDAPALKRADIGIAMGITGTDVAKEASAMILLDDNFATIVKAVREGRRIYANILKFIIYSITSNAGTLVAITLAPFFGLPLPLLPIQILWLNLLCDSLPGLALAGEPAERDVMRRPPVDPREGIFSAGRGYFVLGYGFLIGAVALAFQAFALRRGLPWQTMVFTFLVLNRMAVALSVRSDRQSLFRIGLLSNLPLCGAIIVTFLLQLMVVYTPLLNPIFSTAPLSGEALLITVGLAVGMILVSELHKVLKRIQRRR; this comes from the coding sequence ATGGCATGGCACCTGAAAACCAGTGACGAGGCCATGGCAAAACTCGGCACTTCCCCAGAGGGGCTTTCGGTTGAGGTTGCTCGAGAACGTCTTGCTGAGATCGGCCCCAACGAGCTGGAGGAACAGGTCCGCCGGACTCCTTTCGCCATGGTCCTCTCCCAGTTCACCGATTTCATGATTCTCATCCTCCTTGGCGCTGCGGTGCTTGCGGCCACTATCGGCCACCTGAGTGACGCCCTGCCGATCATTGCCATTGTCATCCTTAATGCCCTTATCGGCTTTGTCCAGGAGTTTCGGGCCGAACGGGCCATGGCGGCCCTGCGGGAGATGGCGGGGAACAGCGCCACCGTGGTGCGGGAGGGGAGCCCGGTTGCTATCCCTGCCAGGGATATCGTGCCGGGTGATCTGGTGCTTCTGGAAGCGGGCAACGTCGTTCCGGCCGATCTGCGGCTGGTGGAGACGGCCCATCTGAAGGCAGTGGAGGCGGCCCTCACGGGGGAATCCCTGCCGGTAGAGAAGATGACGGTTCCCCTTGCCGACCCTGAACTCTCTCTGGGTGACCGGCGCAACATGGCCTACAAGGGGACCATCATCTCCTACGGGCGGGGAGCGGGTGTTGCCGTGGCCACGGGAATGGACTCGGAACTGGGCCGGATTGCCACCATGCTCCAGAACGAGGAGGAGACGAAAACCCCGCTGCAGAAGCGGCTCACGGTTTTCGGCCAGCGCCTGGCGGTGGCGATTCTCATTGTCTGCGCCATTATCTTCGCCCTCGGCTATTTTCGGGGAGAGCCACTACTCCTTATGCTTCTCACCGCCATTTCCCTGGCGGTGGCGGCCATTCCCGAGGCGCTTCCCGCAGTGGTCACCATCACCCTTGCTCTGGGAGCCCGGAAATTGGTCCGGCAGAACGCTCTTATCCGGCGGCTTCCGGCGGTGGAGACCCTCGGCTCGGTCACCTACATCTGTTCCGACAAGACCGGCACCCTCACCCTCAACCGGATGACCGTGGAGAAGGTGGCGATGAACGGCGTCACCATGCCCCTTGCAGATGCCTGTGGCACCATGGGTGGAGAAGAGGCAGGCCGTCACTTCATGATGGCCCTGGCCCTTTGCAACGATGCACGGCTCGACAACGAGGGGAACCTCCTTGGAGACCCCACCGAGACCGCCCTTTCGGCTGCGGCCCTCATCTGCGGCTATGACCGCAGCGAACTCGAAGCATATCATCCCCGCGTGGCGGAGCTTCCTTTTGACTCAGAGCGCAAGCTCATGACCACTTTCCACCGACGGAGTGAAGGTTTTGTCTCCTACACCAAGGGCGCAGTGGAGGCGATTCTCGACAGATCCTCGGCAATGCTGGTCGATGGGGAGGAGAGCGCCCCTGATGTCGAAAAAATTCTCAGACTGAGCGAGGAGATGGCGGAGGAGGGGCTCCGGATCCTGGCCGTGGCCATGCGGAACTGGGAACAGGTTCCCGACCGTCTGAAGAGCGACCGTGTGGAGAGTGATTTGATTTTTCTCGGCCTGGTGGGGATGATGGACCCCCCGCGGGATGAGGCTGCGGAGGCGGTGACCGACTGCCGAGGTGCCGGGATCACGCCGGTCATGATTACCGGCGACCACCCGCTCACGGCTCGGATCATCGCCCGGCGCCTTTCGCTCGTTGGTGACGAGAGCGAAGTGATCACCGGTCGCGAGTTGGCGGAACTCTCCCTGGAGGAGTTCGAACAACGGGTGGAGGATATCAGAGTCTATGCCCGGGTGGCGCCGGAGCAGAAGCTGAAAATCATCAAGGCCCTTCAGGACAGGGGGCATTTCGTCGCCATGACCGGCGACGGGGTGAATGACGCCCCGGCCCTGAAGCGGGCCGACATTGGCATTGCCATGGGGATCACCGGCACCGACGTGGCCAAGGAGGCGTCGGCCATGATCCTTCTGGACGACAACTTCGCCACCATCGTCAAGGCGGTGCGGGAAGGGAGACGGATCTACGCCAATATCCTGAAATTCATCATCTATTCGATCACGAGCAACGCCGGTACCCTGGTGGCCATAACCCTGGCCCCCTTCTTCGGGCTCCCGCTCCCGCTATTGCCGATCCAGATTCTCTGGCTGAACCTGCTCTGTGACAGTCTGCCGGGGTTGGCCCTTGCCGGCGAACCGGCCGAGCGGGACGTCATGAGGCGTCCGCCGGTGGACCCCCGGGAGGGGATATTCTCCGCCGGCCGGGGATACTTTGTGCTCGGTTACGGGTTCCTCATCGGCGCCGTCGCTCTCGCGTTCCAGGCCTTTGCCCTGCGCCGGGGACTTCCCTGGCAGACCATGGTATTCACCTTCCTCGTCCTGAATCGGATGGCGGTTGCCCTCTCGGTCCGCTCCGACCGGCAGTCGCTCTTCCGGATCGGGCTTCTCTCCAATCTTCCCCTCTGCGGGGCGATTATCGTCACCTTCCTTCTGCAACTCATGGTTGTCTACACGCCGCTGTTGAATCCGATTTTCTCCACGGCGCCCCTCTCCGGAGAAGCCCTTCTCATTACGGTGGGACTGGCGGTCGGGATGATCCTGGTCTCTGAGCTCCACAAGGTACTCAAGCGGATACAGCGACGCAGATAG
- a CDS encoding DUF1653 domain-containing protein, giving the protein MNDKIGPGLYRHYKGNLYRVIGVARHSETEEEVVVYRCLYGDGSLWVRPLVMFAETVTVDGNLVARFERRDEANVSPCIDGNRCKGCGRCVSVCRDRLISLESGEGRKVAVMGERRRCDLCGRCIAECLFGAISLTG; this is encoded by the coding sequence GTGAATGATAAGATTGGTCCGGGATTGTACCGGCACTACAAGGGTAATTTATATAGGGTAATCGGCGTGGCCCGCCACAGTGAGACCGAGGAGGAGGTGGTGGTTTACCGGTGCCTGTATGGCGACGGTTCCCTCTGGGTTCGTCCTCTGGTGATGTTCGCGGAAACGGTCACTGTTGACGGCAATCTTGTGGCGAGATTCGAGCGGCGTGACGAAGCAAATGTTTCGCCATGCATTGACGGGAACCGCTGCAAGGGGTGCGGTCGTTGTGTTTCGGTCTGCAGGGACCGGCTCATCAGTCTGGAATCAGGTGAGGGGAGGAAGGTCGCTGTCATGGGAGAGCGTCGGAGGTGCGATCTCTGCGGCCGGTGCATTGCGGAGTGTCTGTTCGGGGCCATATCGCTAACGGGTTGA
- the fabF gene encoding beta-ketoacyl-ACP synthase II, whose product MRRVVVTGVGAISPLGTGNGKNWDALVAGRSGIDLITRFDASELPVKIAGEVKDFTPEDFIEKKEVKKMDLFIQYALAAAQFAMEDSGLQITDENAERVGVIVGAGLGGLPTIEKYHAAMLEGGYKKISPFFIPMLIINLAPGHISIKYGAKGPNLSSVSACATGTHSIGDAYHMIKRGDADAMIAGGTESTVTPLGIGGFAVMKALSTRNDDPKGASRPFEKSRDGFVLAEGAGIVILEEYESAKKRGAKIYAEVVGYGLSGDAYHLTAPAPEGEGAARCIKMALNNAGINADQVDYINAHGTSTHFNDYYETLAIKKVFGDHAKKIMVSSTKSMTGHLLGAAGGVEAVFSLMAMDKGVVPPTINYQEQDSECDLDYVPNTARDAKITYAMSNNFGFGGTNASLLFKKI is encoded by the coding sequence ATGAGAAGAGTTGTTGTGACGGGAGTTGGAGCCATTTCTCCCCTGGGGACCGGCAATGGCAAGAACTGGGATGCACTCGTCGCGGGACGGTCAGGAATCGATCTGATTACCCGTTTCGACGCCTCGGAGCTTCCTGTAAAGATTGCCGGCGAAGTTAAGGATTTCACTCCTGAGGATTTCATTGAAAAAAAAGAGGTCAAGAAAATGGACCTCTTTATTCAGTATGCCCTTGCGGCTGCCCAGTTTGCCATGGAGGATTCGGGGCTTCAGATTACCGATGAGAACGCTGAACGCGTCGGGGTGATTGTCGGAGCTGGTCTCGGCGGACTGCCGACCATTGAGAAATATCATGCGGCAATGCTGGAAGGGGGCTACAAGAAGATCTCTCCTTTCTTTATTCCGATGCTCATTATCAACCTGGCTCCGGGGCATATTTCCATCAAGTACGGGGCAAAAGGACCAAACCTTTCGTCAGTTTCAGCCTGCGCGACCGGTACCCACTCAATCGGTGATGCCTATCACATGATCAAGCGGGGAGATGCGGATGCCATGATTGCCGGCGGTACCGAGTCGACGGTGACACCTCTCGGCATAGGTGGTTTTGCCGTGATGAAGGCCCTCTCTACCCGTAATGACGACCCGAAAGGGGCATCGCGCCCCTTCGAGAAGAGCCGTGACGGATTCGTCCTCGCTGAAGGCGCCGGAATCGTGATTCTTGAGGAGTATGAGTCTGCCAAGAAGCGCGGAGCGAAGATTTATGCCGAGGTAGTCGGTTATGGCCTCTCGGGCGATGCCTATCACCTGACAGCGCCTGCCCCGGAAGGAGAAGGGGCCGCCCGCTGCATCAAGATGGCGCTCAACAACGCCGGCATCAATGCTGATCAGGTTGACTACATCAATGCTCATGGTACTTCAACTCATTTTAATGATTACTATGAGACGCTTGCCATCAAAAAAGTCTTCGGAGACCACGCAAAGAAAATCATGGTCTCTTCCACCAAATCGATGACCGGTCACCTTCTCGGGGCAGCAGGCGGTGTCGAGGCGGTATTCAGCCTCATGGCGATGGACAAGGGTGTTGTTCCTCCGACCATCAACTACCAGGAGCAGGATTCTGAGTGCGATCTCGATTATGTCCCCAACACTGCCCGGGATGCAAAGATCACCTATGCCATGAGCAACAACTTCGGTTTCGGCGGCACCAATGCCTCGCTTCTCTTCAAGAAGATATAG
- the acpP gene encoding acyl carrier protein: MSAIDKRVKEIVAEQLGVDEAQVTNEASFMDDLGADSLDTVELVMALEEEFDIEISDEDAEKIQSVQDAIDYITEHT; encoded by the coding sequence ATGTCAGCGATAGACAAAAGGGTTAAAGAGATCGTTGCCGAACAGCTTGGCGTCGATGAAGCACAGGTAACGAATGAGGCATCGTTCATGGACGATCTGGGTGCCGATTCTCTTGATACCGTGGAACTGGTGATGGCCCTCGAGGAGGAGTTCGACATCGAGATCTCCGACGAAGACGCAGAGAAGATCCAAAGCGTACAGGACGCCATCGACTACATCACCGAGCATACCTAA
- a CDS encoding TSCPD domain-containing protein encodes MNAQRPQALPGQTLALDTNCGKLYVTVNCDPSSCLPVEIFCRFGKAGGCGSAVMDGMTRMISCGLSAGMAPEEVVSHLRDISCHRGPGTCMDAVAQAVEAVVAQEGDEC; translated from the coding sequence ATGAATGCGCAACGACCCCAGGCCCTGCCGGGCCAAACCCTTGCCCTTGATACCAACTGCGGCAAACTTTATGTCACGGTGAACTGTGATCCTTCGAGTTGCCTGCCGGTGGAGATATTCTGCCGTTTCGGCAAGGCGGGCGGCTGTGGCAGTGCTGTCATGGATGGCATGACGCGGATGATATCTTGCGGGCTCAGTGCCGGCATGGCTCCGGAAGAGGTGGTGTCGCACCTTCGGGACATATCGTGCCATCGCGGTCCGGGAACCTGCATGGATGCCGTTGCTCAGGCAGTGGAGGCGGTCGTGGCGCAGGAGGGAGATGAGTGCTAG